A single Aggregatilinea lenta DNA region contains:
- a CDS encoding zinc metallopeptidase yields MFYWDPNYLLFVMLPTLVITGLAQMWIQSAYRKWGQTANSRSVNGQQTAQILMRSGSIEPISVEVTGGQLSDHFDPQRGVVRLSQGVAMQPSVAAMAVTAHELGHVQQHQQNSLLMGLRTALLPGARFGPSIGILLIIAGLFLNATGLATIGLILFAGATLFTVVTLPVELDASRRGLKMLEQNGLLATAQDRSGSRAILTAAAFTYVAAVFTSLLTLMYYASLVFGGNRRN; encoded by the coding sequence ATGTTTTACTGGGATCCGAACTACCTCTTGTTTGTGATGCTGCCTACGCTGGTGATCACCGGCCTGGCGCAGATGTGGATTCAGTCCGCATACCGTAAGTGGGGCCAGACGGCCAACAGCCGCAGCGTGAACGGCCAGCAGACGGCGCAGATCCTGATGCGCAGCGGCAGCATCGAACCGATCTCGGTCGAGGTGACGGGCGGCCAGTTGAGCGACCACTTCGATCCGCAGCGCGGCGTGGTGCGCCTGTCGCAGGGTGTGGCGATGCAGCCGTCCGTGGCGGCGATGGCCGTCACTGCGCACGAGTTGGGACATGTCCAGCAGCACCAGCAGAACAGCCTGCTGATGGGTCTGCGTACGGCGCTGCTGCCAGGCGCGCGGTTTGGCCCGTCGATCGGCATCCTGCTGATCATCGCAGGGCTGTTCCTCAACGCGACCGGGCTGGCGACGATCGGCCTGATCCTGTTCGCGGGCGCGACGCTGTTCACGGTCGTGACGCTGCCGGTTGAGCTAGACGCCAGCCGCCGCGGCCTGAAGATGCTGGAACAGAACGGTCTGCTGGCGACCGCGCAGGACCGTAGCGGCTCGCGCGCGATCCTGACCGCCGCCGCGTTCACTTACGTGGCCGCCGTGTTCACGTCACTGCTGACGCTGATGTATTACGCGTCGCTGGTGTTTGGTGGCAACCGCCGCAACTGA
- a CDS encoding CoA transferase subunit A, with protein MRLDPDRRVSLAEAASLVQPGMTLALGGNLLYRRPVAFVTELLRRPHPPTDLTLLAFTAGYESDLLVGAGCVARTRTCYFGLEAFGLAPMFTQAASAGSIQVIEETEASIAMGIRARMAGVGFMPSHAWQGTDLPRLRPDVKTVRDPYSGDELIAFPAISADVAVLHALVADRHGNARLNKNLGIDPELCVVAEHVIVTAERVVDRLDDADLPGILVTGVVEAPRGAWPTSCYPNYPVAGGEILRYMDACAGDAFDAYVDRLAGRA; from the coding sequence ATGCGCCTGGACCCGGACCGCCGGGTGTCCCTGGCGGAGGCGGCAAGCCTCGTCCAGCCGGGTATGACCCTGGCGCTCGGCGGAAATCTGCTCTATCGCCGCCCGGTAGCGTTCGTCACCGAGCTGCTGCGGCGACCCCATCCCCCTACCGATCTCACCCTGTTAGCTTTCACCGCCGGATACGAATCCGATCTGCTGGTTGGCGCGGGCTGCGTGGCGCGCACGCGGACCTGCTACTTTGGCCTGGAAGCGTTCGGCCTCGCGCCGATGTTCACGCAGGCGGCCAGTGCGGGCAGCATCCAGGTGATCGAGGAAACCGAAGCCAGCATAGCGATGGGCATCCGCGCACGCATGGCGGGCGTGGGTTTCATGCCGTCCCATGCGTGGCAGGGGACCGATCTGCCCCGGCTGCGGCCCGACGTGAAAACCGTGCGCGATCCGTACAGCGGCGACGAGCTGATCGCATTCCCAGCGATCTCGGCGGACGTCGCCGTGCTGCATGCGCTGGTCGCAGACCGTCACGGCAACGCGCGTCTGAACAAGAACCTGGGCATCGACCCGGAACTGTGTGTTGTCGCAGAACATGTTATCGTCACCGCCGAACGCGTCGTGGACCGCCTGGACGACGCGGATCTGCCCGGCATACTGGTCACGGGCGTGGTGGAAGCGCCGCGCGGCGCGTGGCCGACCTCGTGTTACCCTAATTACCCTGTCGCGGGCGGCGAAATTCTGCGCTACATGGACGCCTGCGCCGGGGACGCGTTCGACGCCTATGTGGACCGGCTGGCGGGCCGCGCCTGA
- the sdhC gene encoding succinate dehydrogenase, cytochrome b556 subunit yields the protein MATLVTTVTETLRYRGKLGQWSWVGHRLAGLGTLLFLALHVIDTSWAAFFPAQYEDAIQQYQSPLFTIGEFFLIAAVVYHAFNGLRIILFDYKPEWWEHQSRAAWIVFAASAVVLVPTFLIMFNHVLNFYDGEHDIASLQEILEVQSQFVLGFVVIIIAALVLSALYGAIRPRGGQFNMPGSAEGFMWSFMRFSGVLILPLAFGHLAMMHVIQGVFDITGSGMTVVGTDIVNQSGTAVEFVGARWDMLVAGVAIWRIYDALLLSLAVIHGFNGLRYIVDDYAHRPLVNRALNWAILFGMIALIVLGAAALIAGADDAAMKIATESAAVVQ from the coding sequence ATGGCGACCCTGGTTACAACCGTTACCGAAACGCTGCGCTATCGCGGCAAATTAGGCCAATGGAGCTGGGTTGGTCACCGGCTCGCTGGCCTGGGCACCCTCCTGTTTTTGGCGCTGCACGTGATCGACACCTCATGGGCAGCCTTTTTCCCCGCCCAGTACGAAGACGCGATCCAGCAGTACCAAAGCCCCTTGTTCACCATCGGAGAGTTCTTCCTGATCGCGGCGGTCGTTTACCACGCGTTCAACGGCCTGCGCATCATTCTCTTCGACTACAAACCGGAATGGTGGGAACACCAGTCGCGCGCGGCGTGGATCGTCTTCGCCGCCAGCGCGGTCGTGTTGGTGCCGACCTTCCTCATTATGTTCAATCACGTACTCAACTTTTACGACGGCGAGCACGACATCGCGTCGCTGCAAGAAATTCTTGAAGTACAGTCCCAGTTTGTCCTGGGCTTCGTCGTGATTATCATCGCCGCGCTGGTGCTCTCCGCCCTGTACGGCGCGATCCGGCCCCGCGGCGGCCAGTTCAACATGCCCGGCAGCGCCGAAGGTTTCATGTGGTCGTTCATGCGCTTTTCCGGCGTGCTGATCCTGCCGCTGGCCTTCGGGCATCTGGCGATGATGCACGTGATCCAGGGCGTCTTCGATATCACCGGCAGCGGCATGACGGTCGTCGGCACGGACATCGTGAACCAGAGCGGCACGGCGGTCGAGTTTGTGGGCGCGCGCTGGGATATGCTGGTCGCCGGGGTGGCGATCTGGCGCATCTACGATGCGCTGCTGCTGTCGCTGGCGGTCATCCACGGCTTCAACGGCCTGCGCTATATCGTGGACGATTATGCGCACCGTCCGCTGGTCAACCGCGCGCTGAACTGGGCGATCCTGTTCGGCATGATCGCGCTGATCGTCCTGGGCGCGGCGGCGCTCATCGCCGGGGCGGACGACGCCGCCATGAAGATTGCCACCGAAAGTGCGGCAGTGGTCCAGTAG
- the tkt gene encoding transketolase — translation MSEFDQKAINTIRMLAVDGVQKANSGHPGMPMGAAPMAYVLWTRYLKHNPHDPKWIDRDRFILSAGHGSMLLYSLLHLTGYDLPLEQLQQFRQWESLTPGHPEYGLTAGVEVTTGPLGQGFTNGVGMAIAEAHLAATLNTPEHKLIDHYTYAIVSDGDLMEGITSEAASLAGHLKLGKLIYLYDDNHISIEGSTGMAFTEDVGARFAAYDWHVQRVADGNDIDAIDAAIRAAQAETGKPSLIMVRTTIGYGSPNKAGSAKSHGEPLGADEVKATKEALGWPLEPAFLIPGDVMEFYRQAVEKGSEAQAAWQQELESWKSSASPEQVAAWHGMFGDLPDDFTASLPDFADAKPVATRVASGQVMNALAPHLPGFMGGSADLEPSTKTELKGLGWFSPETPEGRNLHFGVREHAMGGIANGMAVHGGLIPFTATFLIFSDYMRPTIRLAALSHYPTIFVFTHDSIGLGEDGPTHQPIEQIMSLRLIPNLEVIRPADAKETAGAWARAIKNSRSGHATVLLFTRQNLPVLDLDPQAVIEGVARGAYVVSEADGGAPDVILIGTGSELEIAMSAQALLSERGVKARVVSMPSWTAFEAESQDYRDSILPPHITARVSIEAGVTTGWEKWVGENGVILGVDRFGASAPYKQIYQKFGLTADYVAERAQGLLEKA, via the coding sequence ATGTCTGAATTCGATCAGAAAGCGATCAACACCATTCGGATGCTGGCCGTCGATGGCGTGCAAAAGGCGAACTCCGGCCATCCGGGCATGCCGATGGGCGCCGCACCGATGGCCTATGTGCTGTGGACACGCTATCTCAAGCACAATCCGCACGACCCGAAGTGGATCGACCGCGACCGCTTCATCCTGTCGGCGGGCCACGGCTCGATGCTGCTCTACTCGCTGCTGCACCTGACCGGCTATGACCTGCCGCTGGAACAGCTCCAGCAGTTCCGCCAGTGGGAAAGCCTGACCCCCGGCCATCCCGAATATGGCCTCACGGCGGGCGTCGAAGTGACGACCGGACCGCTGGGCCAGGGCTTCACCAATGGCGTCGGCATGGCGATCGCCGAGGCGCACCTCGCCGCGACGCTCAACACGCCGGAGCACAAGCTGATCGACCATTACACCTACGCCATCGTCAGCGACGGCGATCTGATGGAAGGCATCACGTCCGAGGCGGCGTCACTGGCCGGGCATCTCAAGCTGGGCAAGCTGATCTACCTCTACGACGACAACCACATCTCGATTGAAGGCAGCACGGGTATGGCGTTTACCGAAGACGTCGGCGCGCGCTTCGCAGCCTACGACTGGCACGTCCAGCGCGTTGCGGACGGCAACGACATCGACGCCATCGACGCGGCAATCCGCGCCGCCCAGGCCGAAACCGGCAAGCCGTCGCTGATCATGGTCCGCACCACCATCGGCTACGGCAGCCCGAACAAGGCCGGGTCCGCCAAGTCGCACGGCGAGCCACTCGGCGCGGATGAGGTCAAGGCCACCAAAGAAGCGCTCGGCTGGCCGCTCGAACCGGCCTTTCTGATCCCCGGCGACGTGATGGAGTTCTACCGTCAGGCCGTCGAAAAGGGCAGTGAAGCGCAGGCAGCGTGGCAGCAGGAGCTTGAAAGCTGGAAGTCCAGCGCCTCGCCGGAACAGGTCGCCGCGTGGCATGGCATGTTCGGCGATCTGCCGGACGACTTCACCGCCAGCCTGCCGGACTTTGCCGACGCCAAGCCCGTCGCCACGCGCGTGGCGTCCGGCCAGGTGATGAACGCGCTTGCGCCGCATCTACCCGGCTTCATGGGCGGCTCGGCGGACCTGGAACCCTCGACCAAAACCGAACTCAAGGGCCTGGGCTGGTTCAGCCCGGAGACGCCCGAAGGCCGCAACCTGCACTTCGGCGTGCGCGAGCACGCGATGGGCGGCATCGCCAACGGCATGGCCGTACACGGCGGGCTGATTCCCTTCACCGCGACCTTCCTGATCTTCTCCGACTACATGCGCCCGACGATCCGTCTGGCTGCGCTGAGCCATTACCCGACCATCTTCGTGTTCACCCACGACAGCATTGGCCTGGGCGAAGATGGCCCGACGCATCAGCCCATCGAGCAGATCATGTCGCTGCGCCTGATCCCGAACCTTGAAGTGATCCGGCCCGCCGACGCGAAGGAAACGGCAGGCGCGTGGGCGCGCGCGATCAAGAACAGCCGCAGCGGCCACGCGACGGTGCTGCTGTTCACGCGCCAGAATTTGCCGGTGCTGGACCTCGATCCGCAGGCGGTCATCGAGGGCGTGGCGCGCGGCGCGTACGTGGTTTCCGAGGCGGACGGCGGCGCGCCGGACGTGATCCTGATCGGAACCGGCTCAGAACTGGAAATCGCCATGAGCGCGCAGGCGCTGCTGTCCGAGCGCGGCGTGAAGGCGCGCGTGGTGAGCATGCCGAGCTGGACGGCGTTCGAGGCCGAGTCGCAGGACTACCGCGACAGCATTCTACCGCCGCACATCACAGCGCGTGTCTCGATCGAGGCGGGCGTGACGACCGGCTGGGAAAAGTGGGTCGGCGAAAACGGCGTGATCCTGGGCGTGGACCGCTTCGGAGCCTCGGCGCCGTACAAGCAGATTTACCAGAAGTTCGGCCTGACGGCGGACTACGTCGCGGAACGCGCGCAGGGTCTGCTCGAAAAGGCGTAA
- a CDS encoding S41 family peptidase — protein sequence MHRLRLYRKMATVSVAMTALVMVFAIGYIFGAHQPSTAVQAQTGSSGTDELFAPFWETWTLLHDNYVDSMDDTALMEGALNGMLDSLGDPHTGYMTPDTFAQINESMSGEYEGIGATVRTDESTGGLYLVTIMDGSPAQAAGLMPGDVIVEVEGEDITGLDQNEIIAQVRGPAGTTVDLGIKRPSETDLLDVEVARERITVASVAYRVLDGDIGYVRLSQFEFSSSQELRDALEAMDANHLKGLVLDVRGNPGGYLTTSIEVASAFMQQGTVVIERGPERERTYDALENAIAPDVPMVVLVDAGSASASELIAGALQDNHRATIVGTKTFGKGSVQTWHSLSNGGGVRITVSRWYTPGGRSVSEVGIDPDVIVPFEIEAGEVYDPATMPDPQLEAALTILRSGEPVQPSVAEPDAVAQ from the coding sequence ATGCACAGGCTGAGATTGTACCGGAAGATGGCGACGGTCAGCGTTGCGATGACCGCGTTGGTGATGGTCTTTGCGATAGGCTATATCTTCGGCGCGCACCAGCCGAGCACCGCTGTCCAGGCGCAGACGGGATCGAGCGGCACGGACGAATTATTTGCGCCGTTTTGGGAAACCTGGACGCTGCTGCACGACAACTACGTCGATTCGATGGACGACACGGCCCTGATGGAAGGCGCGCTGAACGGCATGCTGGACTCGCTCGGCGATCCGCACACGGGCTACATGACTCCGGACACGTTCGCGCAGATCAACGAGTCCATGAGCGGCGAGTACGAAGGCATCGGCGCGACGGTGCGCACCGACGAGTCGACCGGCGGCCTGTATCTGGTCACGATCATGGACGGATCGCCCGCGCAGGCGGCGGGCTTGATGCCTGGCGACGTGATCGTCGAGGTCGAGGGCGAGGACATCACCGGCCTGGACCAGAACGAGATCATCGCGCAGGTGCGCGGCCCTGCCGGGACCACGGTCGATCTGGGCATCAAGCGGCCCAGTGAAACGGATCTGCTCGACGTTGAAGTGGCCCGCGAGCGTATCACGGTCGCCAGCGTGGCGTACCGCGTGCTGGACGGCGACATCGGTTACGTGCGGCTCAGCCAGTTCGAGTTCAGTTCGTCGCAGGAGCTGCGCGACGCCCTGGAAGCGATGGATGCCAACCACCTCAAGGGCCTTGTGCTCGACGTGCGCGGCAACCCCGGCGGCTACCTGACCACCTCGATCGAAGTCGCCAGCGCGTTCATGCAGCAGGGTACAGTCGTCATCGAGCGCGGGCCGGAGCGCGAGCGTACCTACGACGCGCTCGAAAACGCCATCGCGCCGGACGTGCCGATGGTCGTGCTGGTCGACGCGGGCAGCGCCAGCGCCTCGGAGCTGATCGCGGGCGCGCTGCAAGACAACCATCGCGCGACGATCGTCGGGACCAAGACCTTCGGCAAAGGCTCGGTGCAGACGTGGCACTCGCTCTCCAACGGCGGCGGCGTGCGGATCACTGTGTCGCGCTGGTATACGCCCGGTGGGCGCTCGGTCAGCGAAGTCGGCATCGATCCGGACGTGATCGTGCCGTTCGAGATCGAGGCGGGCGAGGTCTACGACCCGGCGACCATGCCCGATCCGCAGCTCGAAGCCGCGCTGACCATTTTGCGCAGCGGCGAGCCGGTCCAGCCGAGTGTGGCCGAGCCGGATGCCGTCGCGCAGTGA
- a CDS encoding ABC transporter ATP-binding protein, translating into MTGGIESQQPVLRAVGVTKRFGGLTAVSDLDLTIMPCEIASVIGPNGAGKTTFFNCITGFYTPEEGEIRFLGHAIHGLRPDQITAMGVARTYQNIHLFSGMTVLENVLVGAHVNLGATPVGALLRLPINRAEEDAALAKAYELLEFVELADSADLLATNLPYGSQRRLEIARALASDPALLLLDEPAAGMNPQETEQTMNFIRRLRDERNLTILLIEHDMGVVMNISDRVTVLDYGRKIAEGTPDEIQKNPLVIEAYLGAPADEIVSGFLES; encoded by the coding sequence CCCAACAGCCTGTCCTCCGTGCGGTCGGCGTCACCAAGCGCTTTGGCGGCCTGACTGCGGTCAGCGACCTGGACCTGACGATTATGCCCTGCGAGATCGCGAGCGTGATCGGCCCGAACGGCGCAGGCAAGACGACGTTTTTCAACTGCATCACGGGCTTTTACACGCCCGAAGAAGGCGAAATCCGCTTCCTGGGGCATGCCATCCACGGACTGCGACCCGACCAGATCACGGCGATGGGCGTCGCGCGCACGTACCAGAACATCCATTTGTTCTCCGGCATGACCGTGCTGGAGAACGTGCTGGTCGGCGCGCACGTCAACCTGGGCGCGACCCCGGTCGGCGCGCTGCTGCGGCTGCCCATTAACCGCGCGGAAGAAGACGCGGCCCTGGCGAAGGCGTACGAGCTGCTGGAGTTCGTCGAGCTGGCCGATTCGGCGGATCTGCTGGCGACCAACCTGCCCTACGGCAGCCAGCGCCGCCTGGAAATTGCCCGTGCCCTGGCGAGCGACCCCGCCCTGCTGCTGCTGGACGAGCCTGCCGCCGGGATGAACCCGCAGGAAACCGAGCAGACCATGAACTTCATCCGGCGGCTGCGCGACGAGCGCAACCTGACGATCCTGCTCATCGAGCATGATATGGGTGTGGTCATGAACATTTCCGATCGGGTGACGGTGCTTGACTACGGGCGCAAGATCGCGGAGGGCACGCCCGACGAGATCCAGAAGAACCCGCTCGTCATCGAAGCCTACCTGGGCGCCCCCGCCGATGAAATTGTGTCCGGCTTCCTGGAGAGCTGA
- a CDS encoding ABC transporter ATP-binding protein yields MPLLEVENLHTYYGKIHALKGVSLTVEEGEIVTLIGGNGAGKTTTLNSICSVVRSSEGRVTLNDEDITHLSAHHVVERGIVQSPEGRKIFARLTVMENLEMGAFTRHDTQEVARDLEFVFHTFPRLRERQSQLGGTLSGGEQQMLAIGRALMARPRILLLDEPSMGLAPLLVRDIFRIIVYLNERDTTILLVEQNALMALAIAHRGYVLQTGRIILSDTAEALRQNETVRAAYLGEH; encoded by the coding sequence ATGCCACTGCTTGAGGTCGAGAACCTCCATACCTACTACGGAAAAATCCACGCCCTGAAGGGTGTCTCGCTCACGGTCGAAGAGGGCGAAATCGTGACCCTGATCGGCGGTAACGGCGCGGGCAAAACTACCACGCTCAACAGCATTTGCAGCGTCGTCAGGAGCAGCGAAGGGCGCGTCACTCTCAACGACGAGGACATCACGCACCTATCCGCGCACCACGTCGTGGAGCGCGGCATCGTGCAATCGCCGGAAGGCCGCAAGATCTTCGCACGCCTGACCGTGATGGAAAACCTCGAAATGGGGGCGTTCACGCGCCACGACACGCAGGAAGTTGCCCGCGACCTGGAATTCGTGTTCCACACCTTCCCGCGCCTGCGCGAGCGCCAGAGCCAGCTCGGCGGCACGCTGTCGGGCGGGGAGCAGCAGATGCTCGCCATTGGCCGGGCGCTGATGGCGCGCCCGCGCATCCTGCTGTTGGACGAGCCGTCGATGGGCCTCGCGCCGCTGCTGGTGCGCGACATCTTCCGCATCATCGTCTATCTGAACGAGCGCGACACGACGATCCTGCTCGTCGAGCAGAACGCGCTGATGGCGCTGGCCATCGCGCACCGGGGCTACGTGCTCCAGACGGGCCGCATCATCCTGTCGGACACCGCCGAGGCGCTGCGCCAGAATGAGACGGTCCGTGCGGCGTACCTGGGCGAGCACTAG
- a CDS encoding citrate/2-methylcitrate synthase: MAEAEQKKGLEGVVIADTRLSRVQGDIGKLTYCGYDILDLAEHASFSEIVFLLWNVRLPNKVELERFKATLVDEMCLPEDELEGMYRYPVSAHPMAVLRTAVSALGLYDPAAEDNSPDANLRKAMRLTAKMPTIIAAWERIRSGKPVVEPREDMGIAENFIYMLKGHEPNQTEIDALNVYLVLLADHGMNASTFTARVVTSTDGDMYSAITAAIGSLKGPKHGGANEAAMRMFNEIADFGNTKEWFEREVKGKGRRIMGIGHRVYKAMDPRATVLKKHAEALCDYTQNCKLIDVALELEELALADEYFIERKLFPNVDYYSAIVLDAIGIETDMMTPLFAMSRVAGWTAHIIEQWHDNRLIRPRGTYIGPVDQVWTSIDER; this comes from the coding sequence ATGGCAGAAGCAGAACAGAAAAAAGGATTGGAAGGCGTCGTCATTGCCGATACGCGGCTCAGCCGCGTTCAAGGCGATATCGGGAAGCTGACGTACTGCGGCTACGACATCCTCGACTTAGCCGAGCACGCGTCGTTTTCGGAGATCGTCTTCCTGCTGTGGAACGTCCGGCTGCCGAATAAGGTCGAGTTGGAGCGGTTCAAGGCGACGTTAGTGGACGAAATGTGCCTGCCCGAAGACGAGCTTGAGGGCATGTACCGTTACCCGGTGAGCGCGCATCCGATGGCCGTGCTGCGTACGGCGGTTTCCGCGCTGGGCCTGTACGATCCCGCCGCCGAAGACAACAGCCCCGACGCGAATCTGCGCAAGGCGATGCGCCTGACGGCGAAGATGCCGACGATCATTGCCGCGTGGGAACGGATTCGTTCTGGCAAGCCGGTGGTTGAGCCGCGCGAGGACATGGGCATTGCAGAGAACTTCATCTACATGCTCAAGGGCCACGAGCCGAACCAGACCGAGATCGACGCGCTCAACGTCTACCTCGTGCTGCTGGCTGACCACGGCATGAACGCCAGCACGTTTACCGCGCGCGTGGTGACCAGCACCGACGGCGACATGTACAGCGCAATCACTGCCGCGATTGGCTCGCTCAAGGGGCCCAAGCACGGCGGCGCGAACGAAGCGGCGATGCGCATGTTCAACGAGATCGCGGACTTCGGCAACACGAAGGAATGGTTTGAGCGCGAGGTCAAGGGCAAGGGCCGCCGCATCATGGGCATCGGTCACCGTGTCTATAAGGCGATGGACCCGCGTGCCACTGTGCTCAAGAAGCACGCCGAAGCGCTGTGTGACTATACCCAGAACTGCAAGCTCATCGACGTGGCGCTGGAGCTGGAAGAACTGGCCCTGGCCGACGAGTATTTCATCGAGCGCAAGCTGTTCCCCAACGTGGACTACTACAGCGCGATTGTGCTCGACGCCATCGGCATCGAGACGGACATGATGACGCCGCTGTTCGCCATGTCGCGGGTGGCTGGTTGGACGGCGCACATCATCGAGCAGTGGCACGACAACCGCCTGATCCGCCCGCGCGGAACTTACATCGGCCCGGTCGATCAGGTCTGGACGTCCATCGACGAGCGGTAA
- a CDS encoding ester cyclase, with translation MSTEQNKALAHRLIEEILNQRNMSVIDEIFSPDFVENEELPPGVPPGREAPRALFGMLHSAFPDFKATIKQIIAEGDKVVLYMTWTGTQEGELLGIPPTGKRVSFDVIDIVGIADGKLVEHWGIMDSAKMMQQLGAVPG, from the coding sequence ATGTCTACTGAACAAAATAAGGCATTAGCTCATCGATTGATCGAGGAAATACTCAACCAGCGCAACATGAGCGTGATCGACGAGATCTTTTCGCCCGACTTCGTTGAGAACGAAGAACTCCCGCCTGGTGTACCGCCCGGTCGTGAAGCTCCCCGAGCATTGTTCGGTATGCTGCACAGTGCTTTCCCAGACTTCAAAGCCACAATTAAGCAGATAATTGCCGAAGGTGACAAGGTGGTATTGTATATGACGTGGACTGGTACTCAGGAAGGCGAGTTGTTGGGCATTCCACCAACCGGCAAGCGTGTGTCTTTTGATGTCATAGACATTGTTGGTATTGCTGACGGCAAGCTTGTCGAACATTGGGGCATCATGGATAGCGCGAAGATGATGCAGCAGCTTGGCGCCGTGCCCGGATAA
- a CDS encoding CoA-transferase, protein MDYTIAEYTIDELIAVCISRQVHDGDLLAQGMATPLVAAGYILAQRTHAPNACFASAVGQGFVQEAAPLGIARAEEMWLGKALAHASFVSLAADLLPTLAPKEFFRPGQVDAAGNFNNLAIGRNYAAPRLRLPGAAGIPDVSTHATQMYMYVPRHSRAVFVPQVDYVSGLGHSPARTHGSGPCYLISDLGQFDWAGGRLRLTSLHPGVRFERVRAKTGFELDVAPDLHETQPPMPEEVRLLREEIDPLAIRRLETLAGAARRDHLRGILAAEGVLD, encoded by the coding sequence ATGGATTACACGATCGCGGAGTATACAATCGACGAGCTGATCGCCGTCTGCATCTCAAGGCAGGTGCACGACGGCGATTTGCTTGCCCAGGGCATGGCGACGCCGCTCGTCGCGGCGGGTTACATCCTGGCGCAGCGCACGCACGCGCCCAACGCCTGTTTCGCATCCGCCGTCGGGCAGGGCTTCGTGCAGGAGGCCGCCCCGTTGGGCATCGCCCGCGCCGAAGAGATGTGGCTGGGCAAGGCGCTGGCGCACGCCAGTTTCGTCTCGTTGGCGGCGGACCTGCTGCCCACGCTGGCCCCGAAAGAGTTCTTCCGGCCTGGCCAGGTGGATGCGGCGGGCAACTTCAACAATCTCGCCATCGGGCGGAACTACGCCGCGCCCCGGCTGCGGCTGCCCGGCGCGGCAGGCATTCCCGACGTCTCGACCCACGCCACGCAGATGTACATGTACGTGCCGCGCCACTCGCGCGCCGTGTTCGTGCCGCAGGTCGATTACGTGAGCGGCCTGGGGCACAGCCCAGCTCGCACGCACGGCAGCGGGCCATGTTACCTGATCTCGGACCTGGGACAGTTCGATTGGGCGGGCGGACGCCTGCGGCTGACGTCGCTGCATCCCGGCGTGCGCTTCGAGCGCGTGCGCGCCAAGACTGGCTTCGAGCTAGACGTCGCGCCGGACCTGCACGAGACGCAGCCGCCCATGCCGGAGGAGGTCCGGCTGCTGCGCGAGGAGATCGATCCGCTGGCGATACGACGCTTGGAGACGCTGGCCGGGGCCGCCCGGCGCGACCATCTGCGCGGGATCCTCGCCGCCGAGGGCGTGCTGGATTGA